A portion of the Pseudobdellovibrionaceae bacterium genome contains these proteins:
- the nuoF gene encoding NADH-quinone oxidoreductase subunit NuoF, with translation MEVKILTQHYDKPEYQSLEGYKKYEGYQQLKKALTLKPEAITEMVKQAGLRGRGGAGFPAGVKWGFLPNNGKKRYLICNADEGEPGTFKDRAMMDRAPHQLIEGMIISAFAINSPKSYIYIRGEYFESKRIVEKAIKEAYAANLLGDNILGSGFSHHMDIYSGAGAYICGEETGLISSLEGKKGQPKLKPPFPAIEGYLAHPTIVNNVETLAAVTIIIRDGVEGYRKYGTEKSPGTKLFSVSGNVVKPGNYEIPLGTPLKDVIFNLCGGLKQGRKLKAVIPGGSSAPVLNEEEAMSVNMDYEDLADKGSMLGSGAIIVIDDSNSMVELLQVLMHFYHHESCGQCTPCREGTGWLSKLSNSILEGSASLNDVKLLEKVANHMKGKTICALSDAAAFPVLSFVSKFKEEFISAATANVALQFQSKNGQSYKRG, from the coding sequence ATGGAAGTAAAAATTTTAACCCAACATTACGATAAGCCAGAGTATCAAAGTTTAGAAGGTTATAAAAAATACGAGGGTTACCAGCAATTAAAAAAAGCATTAACTTTAAAACCCGAGGCTATTACAGAAATGGTAAAGCAAGCGGGTTTAAGAGGTAGAGGTGGGGCGGGTTTTCCTGCAGGAGTAAAATGGGGCTTTTTGCCAAACAATGGTAAAAAGCGCTATTTAATTTGCAACGCTGACGAAGGGGAACCTGGAACTTTTAAAGATCGCGCAATGATGGACCGCGCTCCTCACCAGCTAATTGAAGGAATGATTATTTCCGCCTTTGCTATTAATTCTCCTAAATCTTATATTTATATTCGCGGAGAGTACTTTGAATCCAAAAGGATTGTAGAAAAAGCGATTAAAGAAGCTTATGCTGCTAATTTATTAGGGGATAACATTTTAGGCAGTGGCTTTTCTCACCACATGGATATTTACTCTGGTGCTGGAGCTTATATTTGCGGAGAAGAAACGGGTTTAATTTCTTCTTTAGAGGGAAAAAAAGGACAACCTAAATTAAAGCCACCTTTTCCAGCTATTGAAGGGTATTTGGCTCATCCTACTATTGTAAACAATGTGGAAACTTTAGCTGCCGTAACTATAATTATTCGTGACGGAGTTGAGGGTTACAGAAAATATGGAACAGAAAAATCTCCAGGAACCAAATTATTTTCTGTTAGTGGAAATGTGGTTAAGCCAGGCAATTATGAAATTCCTTTAGGAACTCCTTTAAAGGATGTTATTTTTAATTTATGTGGCGGTTTAAAACAGGGCCGAAAATTAAAAGCCGTAATTCCAGGAGGCTCTTCGGCTCCGGTGTTAAATGAAGAAGAGGCTATGTCGGTAAATATGGATTACGAAGATTTAGCAGACAAAGGGTCTATGTTGGGTTCGGGGGCTATTATTGTTATTGATGATTCTAACTCCATGGTAGAATTGTTACAGGTGTTAATGCATTTTTATCATCATGAGTCTTGTGGGCAATGCACTCCTTGTAGAGAGGGGACGGGTTGGTTATCTAAATTATCTAATTCTATTTTAGAAGGATCTGCTAGTTTAAATGATGTAAAGTTATTAGAAAAAGTAGCTAACCACATGAAAGGAAAAACTATTTGTGCGTTGTCTGATGCTGCCGCTTTTCCTGTGTTAAGTTTTGTTTCTAAATTTAAAGAAGAATTTATTTCTGCAGCTACAGCCAATGTAGCTTTACAATTTCAGTCTAAAAATGGGCAAAGTTATAAAAGAGGGTAG
- a CDS encoding NAD(P)H-dependent oxidoreductase subunit E — MFTISEKTKAFITKEVSRYETKRSAIIPCLFELQKDNQGWINNDCIESLSQFMNIPSKDINEVFHFYTMFNKQSVGNFHIQVCCNISCHMNGGLDLFQVLSDKFNIKPQQVSKEGLAISKVECLGSCGTAPMMQVNEKYYENLTKEKAIQLVNDLVASKKQN, encoded by the coding sequence ATGTTTACAATATCAGAAAAAACTAAAGCATTTATTACTAAAGAAGTTTCTCGCTACGAAACAAAACGCTCTGCAATTATCCCTTGTTTGTTTGAATTACAAAAAGATAATCAGGGGTGGATTAATAATGACTGCATTGAATCTTTAAGCCAATTTATGAACATTCCCTCCAAAGACATTAATGAAGTTTTTCACTTTTATACTATGTTTAACAAACAATCAGTGGGAAACTTTCATATACAAGTGTGTTGCAACATTTCTTGTCACATGAACGGAGGTTTAGATTTGTTTCAAGTTTTAAGTGATAAGTTTAATATAAAGCCACAGCAAGTTAGTAAAGAGGGCTTGGCTATTTCTAAGGTGGAATGTTTGGGTTCTTGTGGAACAGCGCCTATGATGCAGGTTAATGAAAAATATTATGAAAACTTAACTAAAGAAAAAGCGATACAATTGGTAAACGATTTAGTGGCTAGTAAAAAGCAAAATTAA
- a CDS encoding 2Fe-2S iron-sulfur cluster binding domain-containing protein: protein MSDKKENLVSCVVNGKSVTVSKNTSIIKAFKAAGEDIAHYCYHPGLSVAGCCRLCMVEIEGNPRTQIACNTMVAEGMKITNQSEKIKEDVQWGLDFHLLNHPLDCPICDQAGECGLQEQYMKFGQYEPEMNQNKVKKNKVVSLGEKIVLDTERCILCSRCVRFTDEVSKTHELGIFNRGDRSEVGTFNGKELNNDYALNTVDICPVGALTSKDFRFKQRVWYLKRAEAICTGCSTGCSIYLDYNDEGFFRVMPKPNENNNSYWMCDEGRDLYQHLNPKKRLVQVCPSQSINASSSEEAVQGLKTTLENITDKTKVGVLVTGQYSVEDYQAFFSSIKEKTSIEKVYHWFDQKNSENDFDDLLIRGDKNPNTKGLLSVTKDLSLNLVDSLELKNTASHLDVLIVLGPEYNKFFSTLDEKIAMFKKAGQVFYFSSVKLEALDALSNVTQIPLPSLVERGGTYINYKGLEQKVAILPKVISGILNFSEIAKVLRGEKVQLEPVFLKTQKVKDNQFNFQKK, encoded by the coding sequence ATGTCAGATAAAAAAGAAAATTTAGTAAGCTGTGTAGTTAATGGAAAGTCGGTTACTGTTTCTAAAAACACCAGCATTATAAAAGCTTTTAAGGCGGCGGGCGAAGATATTGCTCATTATTGTTATCACCCTGGTTTAAGTGTAGCCGGGTGTTGTCGTTTATGTATGGTCGAAATTGAAGGCAACCCTAGAACGCAAATTGCTTGCAACACTATGGTAGCCGAGGGAATGAAAATTACTAACCAGTCCGAAAAAATTAAAGAAGATGTTCAGTGGGGTTTAGACTTTCATTTGTTAAATCATCCTTTGGATTGTCCAATATGTGATCAAGCCGGCGAATGTGGTTTGCAAGAACAATATATGAAGTTTGGTCAGTACGAACCAGAAATGAATCAAAACAAAGTGAAAAAAAATAAAGTAGTTTCTTTGGGTGAAAAAATTGTTTTAGATACCGAAAGGTGTATTTTGTGTTCTCGTTGTGTGCGTTTTACCGACGAAGTTAGTAAAACCCACGAGCTAGGTATTTTTAATCGAGGTGACCGCAGTGAGGTGGGAACTTTTAATGGTAAAGAGTTAAATAACGATTACGCATTAAACACGGTGGATATTTGCCCTGTGGGTGCTTTAACTTCTAAAGATTTTCGTTTTAAACAACGGGTTTGGTACTTAAAAAGAGCAGAAGCTATTTGTACCGGTTGCTCCACGGGTTGCAGTATTTATTTAGATTATAATGACGAGGGTTTTTTTCGTGTTATGCCTAAGCCCAATGAAAATAATAATTCGTATTGGATGTGTGATGAAGGTCGAGACTTGTACCAACATTTAAATCCAAAAAAGCGATTAGTACAAGTTTGCCCCTCCCAATCCATTAACGCTTCCTCTTCGGAAGAGGCTGTGCAGGGTTTAAAAACGACATTAGAAAACATAACCGACAAAACCAAAGTGGGTGTTTTAGTTACAGGACAATATTCTGTAGAAGACTACCAAGCGTTTTTCTCTTCCATAAAAGAAAAAACCTCTATTGAAAAAGTGTACCATTGGTTTGATCAAAAAAATTCTGAAAACGACTTTGATGATTTATTAATTAGAGGAGACAAAAACCCAAACACAAAAGGTTTGTTGTCTGTAACAAAAGATTTATCTTTAAATCTTGTAGATAGTTTGGAGTTAAAAAACACAGCTAGTCATTTAGATGTATTAATTGTTTTAGGCCCCGAGTATAACAAATTTTTCTCGACACTTGATGAAAAAATAGCAATGTTTAAAAAAGCAGGCCAGGTTTTTTATTTTTCTTCTGTGAAGTTAGAGGCTTTAGATGCTCTTTCTAATGTTACACAAATTCCTTTACCTAGTTTAGTAGAGAGGGGAGGCACTTATATTAATTACAAAGGTTTAGAACAAAAAGTAGCTATTTTGCCAAAAGTTATTTCTGGAATTTTAAACTTTAGTGAAATAGCTAAAGTATTAAGGGGAGAAAAAGTGCAACTAGAACCCGTGTTTTTAAAAACACAGAAAGTAAAAGACAATCAATTTAATTTTCAAAAAAAATAA
- a CDS encoding copper-translocating P-type ATPase produces the protein MHCEGKKTYTAPKDCPVCGMDLVEQPNLAQGQVESGEQKIYKTLVTKLKIAASFSVPVFIIAMADLIPGKPLASILSQDSWNWVQFFLSLPVVFYACWMFFVRAYKSIITWNLNMFTLVGIGTGVAFLFSVVALFFPQLFPEEFKTSAGSVHLYFEATVVILTLVLLGQMLEAKAHSQTGSALKMLLNLAPSKAIAVIDGKDKIVSVDSLQVGDFVRIKPGEKIPVDGKITKGQSSIDESMISGEPIPVDKVEGDKVRAGTINGTQTFLMLAEKVGSETLLSQIIKMVNEASRSRAPIQKLADKVAKYFVPSVMLVSLVTFFAWFIFGPEPVFTYAFVNAISVLIIACPCALGLATPMSVMVGVGKAAQLGVLIKNAEVLELMEKVDVLITDKTGTITEGKPSVEKMVSLEAALPLGVVSPLKMASEKELIQWVASLNQYSEHPLATAIVKYAKERKVIFLEAFNFQSITGEGVTGTVANKSVSLGNQKLMQRKGAVVSENLISKVLLEQRLGKTVSYISIDNKVVGYVVITDAIKLTSIKAIKQLTSKGLNIIMMTGDNFNTAQAVAKKLQLSHFQADCLPEDKLNAIKKLQSQGKLVAMAGDGINDAPALAQADVGIAMGTGADVAMESAKLTLVKGDLQGIVKAKYLSFQVIKNIKQNLFFAFFYNILGVPIAAGVLFPVFGILLSPMIAAVAMSLSSVSVIVNSLRLKNIVIK, from the coding sequence ATGCATTGTGAAGGAAAAAAAACTTACACCGCCCCCAAGGATTGCCCTGTTTGTGGTATGGATTTAGTAGAGCAGCCCAACCTTGCCCAGGGGCAGGTCGAAAGTGGCGAGCAAAAAATTTATAAAACCTTAGTTACAAAGTTAAAAATTGCTGCAAGCTTTTCGGTACCAGTTTTTATTATTGCTATGGCAGATTTAATACCAGGAAAACCTCTTGCCAGCATACTTAGTCAAGACAGTTGGAATTGGGTGCAATTTTTTTTAAGTTTACCAGTAGTGTTTTACGCGTGTTGGATGTTTTTTGTTAGAGCCTATAAGTCTATTATCACTTGGAATTTAAATATGTTTACCTTGGTAGGCATTGGCACGGGTGTGGCTTTTTTATTTAGTGTGGTGGCTTTGTTTTTTCCTCAACTTTTTCCCGAAGAATTTAAAACCTCTGCAGGAAGTGTTCATCTTTATTTTGAAGCCACAGTGGTGATTTTAACTTTAGTATTATTAGGACAAATGTTAGAGGCCAAAGCGCATAGCCAAACAGGTAGCGCATTAAAAATGCTTTTAAACCTTGCGCCCTCTAAGGCCATTGCTGTGATTGATGGTAAAGATAAAATAGTATCGGTAGACAGTTTACAAGTGGGTGATTTTGTAAGGATTAAGCCGGGCGAAAAAATTCCTGTGGATGGAAAAATAACTAAAGGGCAAAGCAGTATTGATGAGTCAATGATTTCTGGCGAGCCCATTCCTGTGGATAAGGTGGAGGGCGATAAAGTTAGGGCGGGAACAATTAATGGCACACAAACTTTTTTAATGTTAGCCGAAAAAGTGGGTTCAGAAACTTTGCTTTCTCAAATTATTAAAATGGTTAACGAAGCCAGTCGTTCGCGTGCGCCCATACAAAAGCTAGCAGACAAGGTTGCTAAATACTTTGTTCCTTCGGTGATGTTGGTTTCATTAGTGACTTTTTTTGCGTGGTTTATTTTTGGGCCAGAGCCTGTTTTTACTTATGCTTTTGTTAATGCGATTTCTGTTTTAATTATTGCTTGCCCTTGTGCTTTGGGCTTGGCCACTCCCATGTCAGTAATGGTTGGGGTGGGTAAGGCGGCACAGTTGGGCGTGTTAATTAAAAATGCCGAAGTGTTAGAGCTTATGGAAAAAGTGGATGTTTTAATTACCGACAAAACGGGAACCATTACAGAGGGTAAACCTTCGGTGGAAAAAATGGTTTCTTTAGAGGCAGCTTTGCCTTTAGGGGTTGTTTCACCTTTAAAGATGGCTTCAGAAAAAGAGTTAATACAATGGGTTGCTTCTTTAAACCAATATAGCGAGCATCCCTTAGCCACGGCAATAGTAAAATATGCCAAAGAAAGAAAAGTGATTTTTTTAGAAGCTTTTAATTTTCAATCCATTACGGGGGAAGGTGTAACAGGTACAGTGGCTAATAAATCAGTAAGCTTAGGTAATCAAAAATTAATGCAAAGGAAAGGAGCGGTAGTTTCTGAAAACCTAATTAGCAAAGTTTTGTTAGAACAAAGGTTAGGAAAAACCGTTTCGTATATTTCTATTGATAACAAAGTTGTAGGTTATGTGGTTATTACGGACGCTATAAAACTCACTAGCATAAAAGCCATTAAACAGTTAACCAGCAAGGGCTTAAATATAATTATGATGACAGGAGATAATTTTAACACTGCCCAGGCGGTTGCTAAAAAATTACAACTTAGTCATTTTCAAGCAGATTGTTTACCCGAGGATAAATTAAATGCAATTAAAAAATTACAAAGTCAGGGAAAACTTGTTGCAATGGCAGGAGACGGAATTAATGATGCTCCCGCTTTAGCACAGGCCGATGTGGGTATAGCTATGGGGACGGGGGCAGATGTGGCTATGGAAAGTGCCAAGCTAACTTTGGTAAAGGGCGATTTACAAGGCATTGTTAAAGCAAAGTATTTAAGTTTTCAGGTTATAAAAAACATTAAGCAAAATTTATTTTTTGCATTTTTTTACAACATTTTAGGGGTGCCTATTGCCGCAGGAGTTTTATTTCCAGTTTTTGGAATTTTATTGTCTCCAATGATTGCCGCCGTAGCCATGAGCCTTAGCTCTGTGTCGGTTATTGTAAACTCATTAAGGTTAAAAAATATAGTGATAAAATAA
- the nuoD gene encoding NADH dehydrogenase (quinone) subunit D, protein HITQKFGVVYELFSSLDMSRLRVKLGVNDSEEVPSITSVWKVANWFEREIYDMFGIVFTGHPYLHRLLTHHQFQGHPLRKSYPADYNQPCTESLPIHFADDKVDLDPNSSMIPLNIGPSHPATHGTLRVMCELDGEKVNRANVEIGYLHRCFEKMAETHPYNQVIPYTDRLNYCSAPINNVAYCKTVEKLLGVNIPLRAQAMRIVLMELSRIIDHIVCVAANAVDLGALTGFFHLFTYREKVYSLFEKLCGARLTVSLTRVGGMAQDAPDNWFKEVLEFCKDMSKGVDEIDQLLTGNKIWINRTRDVGNITTEEAVAWGYTGPLLRATGMNLDLRKATPYYGYETLDFDIPTGTSGDLYDRYLVRVAEMRESLKIITQMCKNMPSGDYTIRDKSIVLPEKKDVYGNIESLMNHFMLVIKGIKNKPLEVYDALEAANGELGFYLISDGSACPYRLKVRPPCFSIYQSFPEQIIGVQVADVIAILGSMNVIAGELDR, encoded by the coding sequence CACATTACTCAAAAATTTGGAGTGGTGTATGAATTATTCTCCTCTTTAGATATGTCTCGACTACGAGTGAAGTTAGGGGTAAACGACTCCGAAGAAGTGCCTAGTATTACCTCGGTTTGGAAAGTGGCCAATTGGTTTGAAAGAGAAATTTACGATATGTTTGGTATTGTTTTTACCGGCCATCCGTATTTACATCGCCTATTAACTCACCATCAATTTCAAGGGCATCCTTTAAGAAAAAGTTACCCTGCAGATTATAATCAACCTTGTACAGAATCTTTACCCATTCACTTTGCCGATGATAAAGTGGACTTAGACCCCAATAGCTCGATGATACCTTTAAACATTGGCCCTTCTCACCCCGCCACCCATGGAACTTTACGAGTGATGTGCGAATTGGACGGAGAAAAAGTAAACAGAGCTAATGTAGAAATTGGTTACCTTCATCGCTGTTTTGAAAAAATGGCAGAAACACATCCTTATAATCAAGTTATTCCTTACACCGATCGGTTAAACTATTGTTCTGCTCCCATTAATAATGTGGCGTATTGCAAAACAGTAGAAAAACTATTGGGAGTAAATATTCCTTTGCGAGCGCAAGCCATGCGTATTGTTTTAATGGAATTGTCTCGCATTATCGATCACATTGTTTGTGTGGCAGCAAACGCGGTCGACTTAGGTGCTTTAACGGGATTTTTTCATCTATTTACTTATCGAGAAAAGGTTTACTCTTTGTTTGAAAAATTATGTGGAGCAAGGTTAACCGTTTCTTTAACTCGCGTGGGAGGAATGGCCCAAGACGCTCCTGATAATTGGTTTAAAGAGGTTTTAGAATTTTGTAAAGATATGTCCAAAGGAGTGGATGAAATTGACCAGTTACTAACGGGCAATAAAATTTGGATTAATCGAACGCGTGATGTGGGTAACATTACCACAGAAGAAGCGGTGGCTTGGGGTTATACAGGGCCTTTGTTAAGAGCCACAGGCATGAACCTAGATCTTAGAAAAGCTACTCCTTATTATGGTTACGAAACTTTAGATTTTGACATTCCCACAGGAACCTCTGGAGATTTGTATGACAGGTACTTAGTAAGAGTGGCCGAAATGCGAGAGTCCTTAAAAATTATTACGCAAATGTGTAAAAATATGCCTTCGGGAGATTACACCATTCGCGATAAAAGCATAGTGTTGCCAGAAAAAAAAGATGTTTATGGAAATATTGAATCTTTAATGAATCATTTTATGTTAGTGATAAAAGGAATTAAAAATAAACCTTTAGAAGTTTACGACGCCTTAGAAGCGGCTAATGGCGAGCTAGGTTTTTACTTAATTAGTGATGGTTCGGCTTGTCCTTATCGTTTAAAAGTTAGACCGCCTTGCTTTTCTATTTACCAATCCTTTCCCGAACAAATTATAGGAGTTCAGGTGGCCGATGTTATTGCTATTTTAGGAAGCATGAATGTTATTGCAGGAGAGCTAGACAGATAA
- the recO gene encoding DNA repair protein RecO, whose translation MLQKKVIILKKIKYAEANLILHTLSSEGERLNFIARSAAKSFKRFSAGVLEPLHYLKVSYTEARSGDLHLLKEAQVIEDFYNLRTNYECLNLALYFLSFVSRLTHESLDDNEELFNLLGNTLQVLKKLSKEKGAPCADASADASASASAGTNTNAGASAEALSQLKLRFEIKALHQQGVCPADLFHSNLLAKPIGEHPIVFSTEELSKVEAIKLKVYHALKEYLPNFE comes from the coding sequence ATGTTACAAAAAAAAGTTATTATTTTAAAAAAAATTAAATACGCAGAAGCCAATTTAATTTTACACACTTTAAGCAGCGAGGGAGAAAGGCTAAATTTTATAGCTCGCTCGGCAGCAAAAAGTTTTAAACGATTTTCTGCAGGTGTTTTAGAGCCTTTGCATTATTTAAAGGTTTCTTACACAGAGGCTAGGTCGGGAGACTTACATTTATTAAAAGAAGCACAAGTTATAGAAGATTTTTATAATTTAAGAACAAACTATGAGTGTTTAAATTTAGCCTTATACTTTTTATCTTTTGTAAGTCGACTAACTCACGAATCTTTAGATGACAATGAAGAGTTATTTAATTTACTAGGAAACACATTACAAGTTTTAAAAAAATTGAGTAAAGAGAAGGGCGCTCCATGCGCAGACGCAAGTGCAGATGCAAGCGCAAGTGCCAGCGCAGGTACCAACACTAATGCAGGCGCAAGTGCCGAGGCTTTAAGCCAACTAAAACTGCGCTTTGAAATAAAAGCCTTGCACCAACAAGGCGTATGCCCCGCAGACCTTTTTCACTCTAACTTATTGGCTAAACCAATTGGAGAGCACCCCATAGTTTTTTCTACCGAAGAATTATCCAAAGTAGAAGCCATAAAGCTAAAAGTTTACCACGCCCTAAAAGAATATTTGCCAAATTTTGAATAA
- the mgtE gene encoding magnesium transporter, producing MEASISLLVNSIQKLYHRKALENIQKIFAKTHYADIAEILSHFSSEERIALFNLLSSGKDKSSVLSYLSETMQKEILEALSKKEVLNVVTGMDSDDVADLLATLPEESVKEILTSMEKSDSTEVVNLISYPEDSAGGLMNSDFLAFDQNFTVQQAIDFIQSEESESLITFYIYVVADEDKLIGVLNLKQLLLAKKKDILKDLMKLDVISVSVETNQEQVARVVEKYDFLSVPVVDPSGSLVGVITVDDVLDVIREEAEEELLHRGQAGGGMESSLLEHFKARLPWVLLTFLGGLLCFSIVHLFTAEYRKDAFIDFWLLITASLPLILSLGSVLSTQSATMTLSGIRVGIFEKKNIWLKHFAKELCLGLFFSILLFLLLFVVSYFFPIKPVYEILVLGIVFQVFLSLSLGSFVPLVFEKLGLNATVSALPFLTILLDIIIISLLFYYLSFS from the coding sequence TTGGAAGCTTCTATTAGTTTATTAGTTAACTCTATTCAAAAGCTGTACCACCGTAAGGCTTTAGAAAATATTCAAAAAATATTTGCCAAAACTCATTATGCAGATATTGCAGAAATTTTATCTCATTTTAGTTCAGAAGAAAGAATTGCATTATTTAATTTACTATCTTCGGGAAAAGACAAGTCTTCTGTGCTTAGTTACTTAAGTGAAACTATGCAAAAAGAAATTTTAGAAGCCTTGTCAAAAAAAGAAGTTTTAAATGTAGTTACAGGAATGGACTCCGATGATGTGGCCGACCTTTTAGCCACTTTGCCCGAGGAGTCGGTAAAAGAAATTTTAACCTCTATGGAAAAAAGTGATTCCACAGAAGTGGTTAATTTAATTTCTTACCCAGAAGATTCTGCTGGTGGGTTAATGAACTCTGACTTTTTGGCCTTTGACCAAAATTTTACTGTACAGCAGGCTATTGATTTTATTCAAAGCGAAGAATCAGAAAGCTTAATTACTTTTTATATTTATGTAGTAGCCGACGAAGATAAATTAATAGGAGTTTTAAATTTAAAGCAATTATTATTGGCAAAGAAAAAAGACATTTTAAAAGATTTAATGAAGCTAGATGTTATTTCTGTTTCTGTGGAAACCAACCAAGAGCAAGTGGCTAGGGTGGTGGAAAAATACGATTTTCTATCTGTTCCGGTGGTGGACCCGTCAGGATCTTTGGTAGGAGTTATTACTGTAGATGATGTTTTAGATGTTATTCGTGAAGAAGCAGAAGAAGAACTGTTACACCGTGGGCAAGCCGGCGGGGGTATGGAATCTTCGTTATTAGAACATTTTAAAGCTAGGTTACCTTGGGTTTTATTAACCTTTTTAGGAGGGCTTTTATGCTTTTCTATAGTTCATTTATTTACCGCCGAGTATAGAAAAGATGCCTTTATTGATTTTTGGTTATTAATTACCGCATCCTTACCTTTAATTTTATCTTTAGGCTCGGTGCTAAGCACACAATCGGCAACCATGACTCTTTCGGGAATTCGCGTGGGCATTTTTGAGAAAAAAAATATTTGGCTAAAACATTTTGCAAAAGAATTATGCTTAGGTTTATTTTTTTCTATTTTATTATTTTTATTATTATTTGTAGTGAGTTACTTTTTTCCCATTAAGCCAGTTTATGAAATATTAGTTTTAGGTATAGTTTTTCAAGTATTTTTATCCTTGTCTTTAGGTTCTTTTGTTCCTTTAGTTTTTGAAAAATTGGGTTTAAATGCCACCGTATCAGCCTTGCCTTTTTTAACTATTTTATTAGATATTATTATCATTAGCTTGCTGTTTTACTATTTAAGTTTTAGTTAA
- a CDS encoding NADH-quinone oxidoreductase subunit I: MKVNHNIKSYFLLSIFSGMKFTFIKMIKNLFNKKKMITLNYPEEKYSYGPRFKGNHILTVKKDGSLRCTACMLCATNCPAQCIRITADEHQDSSVEKYPISYEIDILRCVYCGFCEEACPVDAIRMGPEWQTPDTNGSQFTYDIRYLAHRSQLKGGVESSLDDHERHNWGI, translated from the coding sequence ATGAAAGTTAATCACAATATAAAGTCATATTTTTTGCTAAGTATTTTTTCTGGAATGAAATTTACTTTTATTAAAATGATTAAAAATCTTTTTAATAAAAAAAAGATGATCACTTTAAACTATCCAGAAGAAAAATACTCCTATGGCCCAAGGTTTAAGGGAAATCATATTTTAACGGTAAAAAAAGATGGGTCTTTGCGTTGCACAGCGTGTATGTTGTGTGCCACTAACTGTCCAGCACAATGCATTCGTATTACTGCCGACGAACACCAAGACAGCTCGGTGGAAAAGTACCCCATCAGTTATGAAATTGATATTTTGCGCTGTGTTTATTGTGGTTTTTGCGAAGAGGCTTGCCCTGTAGACGCTATTCGCATGGGGCCAGAGTGGCAAACTCCCGATACTAATGGCTCTCAATTTACTTATGATATTCGTTACCTTGCCCATCGCTCGCAATTAAAGGGCGGAGTAGAAAGTTCGCTAGATGATCACGAACGGCACAACTGGGGGATTTAA